The following is a genomic window from Mus pahari chromosome 1, PAHARI_EIJ_v1.1, whole genome shotgun sequence.
CCCGCCCCAATACGGAAGCAGTGGGATCCCAGCGATCGGAAAGCCGGTGGGTCAGACCATGGGGGAACCCTGGGCCGCTCGGAACGCAGAACGAGCCCCCGCGCGGATGCCACTGGTGCTCACCGCGCTGTGGGCCGTCGTCGTGGTTCTGGAGCTGGCCTACGTGATGGTGCTGGGGCCTGGGCCACCCCCGCTGGGACCATTGGCCCGGGCCTTGCAACTGGCGCTGGCTGCTTATCAGCTGCTGAATCTGCTGGGCAACGTGGTGCTCTTCCTCCGCTCGGATTCCAGCATTCGGGGGGTGATGCTGGCTGGCCGCGGCCTGGGCCAGGGCTGGGCGTGAGTGCTGCGCTCCGGGAGTCGGCGGGCAGAAGCAGGGGGTCTGGGGGTCGCTGGTACCAAGAAAGGCCCCAGAACTTGAGGTGTCAGAAAGCAGATGACGTTAGCATCCAGGTTGCTAGAGCCATAGAACTCGTTTAGAACCTGGCATCCGCTACTTATTCATTCAGATATTGAGCAGGCACTGTTCCTAGGACTGAAGTGAAAACAGATGCCTGACCTCCTGGAGTTGATTTCAGTGGCGGAAGGTGCagataataaagataataataagccaataaaaaaaataaattgcataAAATAGATGGTAAAGGAtgatacagaaacaaaaaaatagaaccGGGTAAAGAAGGCGagaagtcatttttattatttgtgtctgtatgtatgatgtgtgtctGAGCCCAGGCGCGAATGCCGGGGTACACaggtggaggttggaggacaactttcgggagttgcttctctcctacTACTTGGGTTCAGAAGAGTGAACAGGCCGTCAAGTCTGTGAAGCAAATGCctttaactgagccatctctctagcataaAGTTTCGATTTTAAATAGATGGTTAATTTTCAGTACAAGAAAATTTAGGTGATTAGCTTTAGGTTAATTAGCTTGactaattaatttacattttactaAAAAGCCATAGCATCCGGAAATATATTAAGACTAACTTGTCCACTTGCaactaaaaactaaaagtaaGTAGGTGGCCAAGGTGGACATCACTCAGGCATTTGCGGTGGAGTCAGCCACTTGGGAAAGTTTGAACTGGTTTCTGGGAGAGGGAAGCAGACCAAGAAAAGGCAGAAGCCACTGTATGCCCAGAATATTCCAGAACCACAAGGTCAGCGACtggagtggagagggagagagagatgttaGTGGCGGAAGTCACAGGAGGTAACCACAAGCTGGAGGTGCCTGGCGAAGACAGGGACTGTTCTTGCTTTCCCAAGATGGTCTCTGAGGCTAAGGTTGGGCATGGTCTGGGACACTAAGAGCTACTGGGGCACTGACCTGTGTCCTTGCTCCCACCCCCTGCAGTTACTGTTACCAGTGTCAAAGCCAGGTGCCACCACGTAGTGGGCACTGCACTGCCTGCCGTGTGTGCATCCTACGTCGAGACCATCACTGTCGCCTATTGGGCCGCTGTGTGGGCTTCCATAATTACCGgcccttcctttgcctcctgctTCATGCTGCTGGTGTCCTGCTCCACGTGTCAGCGCTGCTAAGCCCCGCCCTGTCAGCCTTGCTGCAGGCCCACTCAGCCCTCTACACGGTGGCTCTCCTGCTGTTGCCTTGGCTCATGCTACTCACAGGTGGGGAGCTTTCTGAACCTTTTGGGAGCGAGAGACCCTTGCACTAGACTGGGGAGCAGGGCCCTTTCCCTTGGGAGGTGTGGTCTCTAGCTGGTTCTCTTGGTCAATGTTTTGGGGACCCAGTCCCACCCAGGGTCACTTAAGGAGAGAGGGAAGCCTGCTACTTAGTTGAGTGTTAAGTACTGTACTTTACCTGGTGCTCCAAGACAAGAGCAGAGTTCTGGCCCCCAGAGTCGAGAAGGACCCCAGGGCTTGCTACAGAAGAGGAAGGGCTGATTTGAGAGCCCATGGGTTGTTGGGGGTGCTAGAAGGTTGGTTATCTTAGGGGAGGTGGACCTAATGGTCCACATATcttccctctcacacacacacagaatgagtgGCGTTGCATGTACACAAACCCTGAAAGGAACAAACGCGGTTTCACGGGCACGGTGAGAATGAGGGCTAGAATGACGGTCAGGACTGGGTGATCGAGGCCACGATTGCTGGGGTGAGTCTGATTTGATGGGGCAAGGGGAACCAGTGAAAGTTATGGGCAGGGAAGCCCTTTCCTTTGGGAATTGGGAGGAGACTTGGTTGAGTTACTGGCTGGCTTCTGGATGGTGTGAGTACTCCTCTTTCCTCTGACACCTCCCAAGATAAAAGTCCCATGGGTTTGTGTATTCTTTGTCCCTTCTGGCCAGAACACTTGGGCTTTGTTTCCTGAATCCTTTCTCCTGACCTTTACACTGTCCCTGTTAACCTTGTTGTGCAATCTCCCTGGCCATTCTGAGAAGTCACCATG
Proteins encoded in this region:
- the Zdhhc24 gene encoding probable palmitoyltransferase ZDHHC24 isoform X1; translated protein: MGEPWAARNAERAPARMPLVLTALWAVVVVLELAYVMVLGPGPPPLGPLARALQLALAAYQLLNLLGNVVLFLRSDSSIRGVMLAGRGLGQGWAYCYQCQSQVPPRSGHCTACRVCILRRDHHCRLLGRCVGFHNYRPFLCLLLHAAGVLLHVSALLSPALSALLQAHSALYTVALLLLPWLMLLTGKVSLAQFALAFVVDTCVAGALLCGAGLLFHGMLLLRGQTTWEWARGHHSYDLGTCHNLQAALGPRWALVWFWPFLASPLPGDGITFQTPGDVGLVTS